Below is a genomic region from Triticum dicoccoides isolate Atlit2015 ecotype Zavitan chromosome 5A, WEW_v2.0, whole genome shotgun sequence.
GTGCCCCTTCTCCACTCCGTGGACGGTGCCTTCCACCAGCGGCGCCCCGTCCGACGACGGCGTCCTTCCCCGAGGGTGGCGAACCAGAGCTGGCACTGCCCTTCGtcgacctcctcctcgccagcTGGCCGCCGTTGACCACGAAGCCGGTCCCCGCCTCGCCGCCCAGCAGCCACCACTGCCCACCTCGCCGTCAACCTCATCTATTGGATTCGGCAGAAGCTCTCCCCCGACGCAGCAGCAACCATCCCCGCATTCACCGCCCAGCAGCCTCCTGCGACAACAGATCAAAGGCGAGGATGCTTGACGGAATCCCCAAAATGTCAAAACTGGAAATTTTAGTACTGTGCTCACCTGTGAATTACTCCATTTTGTGCACTTGTGGAATTTTGAAACATGTACTCCATTTTGGGACACACGCAGGTGGGATTCAGAGTACTCTATAAAACTTCTACAAAATTACTCCACACAAACAAGTGCAATTTTCTAGACCTGCTTGTAAATTACTCCATTTTGAAACTGAGATCTGCTTGTACTGTCATAATTTTCAGTTTGTAAAATTGGAGTATTGAAGAAGTGTATTTTCCATTTTGAAACTGAAAATGAACTGTATGTTCTGCGATCTGTATGCTGATTATCAATTCTGTTTCCACTAAATTTTAATCAGTGACTAGCAGAAGAATTTACTTCATGTTAACTACAGCACAATATTCAGCTTCCACTAAGAATTGAAATTCATTCAAAAATACTGTTTGATTGTTTCCAAAAACTACAGACAAATTCCAGTTGCAGTACATCTAGCTGATATTCCATCTTGACATAACAATACGAGCCCTGCAAAACTAAGTGCAAGTACTCTTCAAGTCCCATTTGCTCCTTTGTAAATTCAGGTAACACATTTAACACTTGgtaaattcagttaactgaatttgACTGAGCACTTTTGTACCAACAGTAAACTGATTCTTGTAAGCAAAAAACTTGCTGCACAAATTTGGTTCTGAGTTTGTACCAATACTTAACTGAATTTGACTGAATTTTTGTACCAACAGTTGCACAAACTTGGGGCTGTACACTGTTAACTGAATTTGACAACATATAACGTGTGAGAACAGCTCAAATATCGTGTGAATCTCCTGTACACTGTTAACTGAATTTGACTGAACACTTTCCAAACTTAGGAGTAGTTCTCTATTAACTGAATTTGACTGAGCACTTTCTAAAAGTCGGTTCTGAGTTTCTGCACAAATTTACGCACAACATGCTGCTACAATGAAATTGATTGAACTGGACCTGTCTTGGAACTGAAATTGATTGAActgcaatttttttttcaaattgtcAGGTTCGGTACCAGCTCGTAGAAGCAGACATGGGGGTGGGGATCAGAGGCGGTGGCAGCCGCCAGCTAGCAGCAGNNNNNNNNNNNNNNNNNNNNNNNNNNNNNNNNNNNNNNNNNNNNNNNNNNNNNNNNNNNNNNNNNNNNNNNNNNNNNNNNNNNNNNNNNNNNNNNNNNNNNNNNNNNNNNNNNNNNNNNNNNNNNNNNNNNNNNNNNNNNNNNNNNNNNNNNNNNNNNNNNNNNNNNNNNNNNNNNNNNNNNNNNNNNNNNNNNNNNNNNNNNNNNNNNNNNNNNNNNNNNNNNNNNNNNNNNNNNNNNNNNNNNNNNNNNNNNNNNNNNNNNNNNNNNNNNNNNNNNNNNNNNNNNNNNNNNNNNNNNNNNNNNNNNNNNNNNNNNNNNNNNNNNNNNNNNNNNNNNNNNNNNNNNNNNNNNNNNNNNNNNNNNNNNNNNNNNNNNNNNNNNNNNNNNNNNNNNNNNNNNNNNNNNNNNNNNNNNNNNNNNNNNNNNNNNNNNNNNNNNNNNNNNNNNNNNNNNNNNNNNNNNNNNNTCGGCGTCacccaccagcagcagcagcagcagccggcgGTCGAAGCGGACCAGCGCGGCGACATGCTCTGATATCTCACACTGTATCTATCATTGTATTTCTGAGATTGTGATGCCTCACAATTCCTTTTAAGCATTATGGTTGGGTACATGCTCTGCTCCAAGGTTGTAATCGGTAACAAACTTAGTGGCTATGTTGGCCATGATTTTAGAAACCCAAATATCTGAGATTTTCAGTTCCTACCTTTGAAGCTTGCTATTGTGATATTTGTTCTGTCATACCCTTTGAGCTTCTTGGTTTTCATTTCTTCTAAACCTACAGGATATATGGTGGTATTCTAAACATATTTCAAGGCATCAAGTCTGAACATTCCATAGTACAACAGATGGGCGCAGCAACGCGGGCCATCGATGATCTAGTGTATAGTATTAAAGCAACCTAGTTCTGAATTTTATGCAGGCTGTGGATTCACATACATATTATATATGTAATGCTGCGTAAGCCAGATGGCTCGCTCCTGTGATATGAATATGATCTCTATTCCTCGTAATACATTAGACAATCCCTAAAAAATCTCAAAAGATCCATGGATTCTATGCATCACGGGTACAAGGGTACACAGAATATTTCAGTTTCTGACTCATTAGTATGTCATGCATTAATAAACACATTTACTGGTGCCTTCTCTCACTTCTCAACGATACCACATTTGCCCATGAAATTATGATGATTCAAGTACATTAAGAAATGGATATATAGGATACGTTAAGACTTTTTTTTGGTGCAGTACAGATATCCAAACTGCCAGTAAGTGTGTGTAAACTGATGCTTGTAAAAGACACACTAGTTATGACCCTCCAGAACTGCTCCCAACTGTTGTCATCTTTTTCAAATGCAATACATGCTATATTAATTTGTGTTTTCTTGGAAGAGGAgattgagaaaaaaaatcataaccaGTAAGAAATATGAATCACCCATAACTTGGTCTAAATAAGTCTAGATATCAACTCCGTCAAGCCAGATCCTGCTCCTTGCACACATTGCTGAAATAAGCAGCCTACGCAACTTTCCAGAAGAGGTTGAAGCAGTGACAGTACTTATTCAATGATGCAACATAAACTCATTGGGAAGTATCAAAACAATCTTATACTTAAGCGACACAGATCCAAAGTGAAAGTAAGCAGATTGTACCTATATTTCAATCGATTCTGCTTCTCCATTTCAATTTTGATTCAAGGTTGAAGAACTTCAATCCAGATATCACCAAGTCTGCAGTGACCTTCTTCAGGTGCTCGTTCAGCATATCCTCGTAAACAATAAAATTAGCCTCCGAAATAATATCCCTATCTCTCATAACAGAGAACACCTCTCTAGCTCCAGTTGAAGTTGCGTACTTGCAGAATCCATAGATGACAGCAGAGAAGATAAGTTCTTCTATTAAATAACCTAACTCAATCATCTCAACCACCACTTTCATGACCTTCTCCGGGTCTTTTGATCGGCAAGCTTCAATAACAGTTAAGGTGTACTTGAATTCCATTGGCCCATTCTCTACATTTCCAAGACAATCTGATACAAGTGAAACAGCTGCATTTATGTCTCCAATCTTGCATAGCCCTTTCACGAGCGAACGATAGGCTGAAATACTTGGTATCCATTCAGCCTTCATCATGGAGTTGTAGCATGAGCAAGCCTCTTCAATATTTCCTTCATCCACAAAACATGGAATCATAAGACTATATGTACATGATTCTGGCTCGCAGTCATCTGAAGCTTTCATTTCCTCAAACAGTAATAATGCTTTCTTCCTCTCCTTGATCTTGAGCAGATTCTCAATAAGAATGTTATAAATGTTAACGCTGCAATACCCTTTTTGTCTCAAAGTCTTGAACAATTCCACGGCCTTCAATTCCCTACCGCCCTTGCATGCAAAGAGCCTCAAGAAGTCTGCTAAAAATTCTATGGCAGGCAAGCTCAGCTCAACCAATTTGTCAACCAATCCAAAAAAATTAACCATCTCACCCTTATCAGCATAGCAAACTAGTAACTGTGAAACAGTCTCAGAGCTTGGCACTAGCTCCTCCTGAAGGACAATCTGAAACATCTGATGTGCCTTATCCTCCCGACCTATACCACACAGACCGCCAATGAGTATGTTGTATGTTTTGAGCTCAGCGCGATAGCCAGCATCCACCATCTCCTTCAAAATCCTACAGCCATCCCCAACCCTCCCAGCAGCAACATACCCATCGACGAGTGACGCATACACGATCCGGCCAACCAACAACCCCTTTTTCTTCATCCCCTCAAACAATTTAGCTGCTTTCTCTACCATCCCAGCGTTGCATAGCCCCTCAACCATTGTAGCATATGCCATTGTATCTGGCTCCACACCATCTCTCTCCATCTCCTCCCACACTCTGATGCAAGCCTCCATGTGCCCCCTGCGCACCATCGTCTTGACCAGCGCAGTGTACACAAACACGTCCGGCCGGCACACCTCATCACGCATCCTCCCAATCATCTCTAGGATCCTCTCCGCCATCCCTTCCTGGCCCAGCGCACGCACGATGATTGCAAATGTGACCGGCATAGGCCTGATGCCACTTTCAGCCATTTCATCGAACAGCTTGAGCGCATCCTCAACATGCCCTGCCGCAGTCAAGGCGCCGAGGACACGGTTGCAAACGTGGACCTGCGGCTGGACAGAGAACTCATGTCGAAACCGGCGGAGCGTGTAGAGCGCACGGAGGGGGCGGCGTGCAGCGGTGTGAAGCCGGACGAGGAGTGTGAGCTGAGGGTGAGAGACGGGCTTGCCGTGGGAGCGAATGAGGTCGGGAAGCTGATCGGCGGCAGCAGGGAGGCCTGCagcggagaggagggaggcgagagcGTGAAACGCGGGGAAGCAGTGCCGGAAGCCCTTCTGGCGGCCGGCCCAGTGGAAGAAGGGGAGGGCGAGCGGGGGAGGCGGTGGCGGGTGCGCACTGAGGacctcagccacgagggtgggtggtACGCGGCGGAGCTTGGACAGGTCGGCGACGACGGGAGGGCCCCAGCGCTGGTGCCGGCGGAGGGCGTCGAGCAAGAATCGCGCGAGCGGGGAGAGACGGCGGGAAGAGGCAGATGTGGAGTGCGACGGAGTCGGTGGCGAGCGAGGAGAGTGCGATGGGGAGGAGGGGTCCCAGTCAGGGAGGTGGAAAGGGGCGGTGGTTGCGGCGGGAGAAGGGGAGCGGGGTCCAGGAGAGGTGGCGCGGAGGTGGGTGATGAGACCGCCATGGACGGTGGGGCGGTACGGGGACGCGCGGCGGTGGCCATGGTAGATCGTGTGCCTGCGGCGGCGGCTGTCAGCCGGACCGGGAGGGGATAACGGAGAGGTCATTCTCAGTGTGCGGTGACACGCCGCAGCGCCGTCGCGAGGAGCATGAGCAGAGGAAGCCGGCGTGGAGGGGAGAAATGCGAGCGAGTCTGCCCTGGGCGGCATCTGCTCCGGCACATCCAACGGCCGGCGGTACTTCATGATTGGAAAACATTTGGAGCCGGCAGGCCGGTCGAACGCCACGCTGGCTCAGAGGTATCCAACGGGCCGACCTAAGAGCAACTTCAATGGCCGATCCATTTCGTCCGTCCGTATTTGTTTGGGTCAGCGCGGGCAAAAGTGACGGCCCAACGCGTCGACCCAAATTCAAATCGTGTCCGCCTGGCGTCCGCGCCGACCTATTTTCGGCCTAAAATTGCGTCTAGAATGCATCGGCGCGGACGCGAAGCGGACGCGCCGCGCGTCTCCTCGCCGTTCTCCGCGTCCCCATCTGGCGGACACCCAACCGTCACCGGTCGTCTTATTTATGACGACCACCGACAGCGGGCCTACGCGTCAGCCAGTGCACGCGTCCTTTTTTAACCACGCGTGCAGCGGGGTCGGCCTCATCCACTTCTCCCGTCCACATCTGGCCCCCCATCACTCCCTTTGCTTCCTCACCGGCGACCGCAAACCCTAGCGCGTTCCATGGGCCTCTTCGGCAGCAGcaatggcaagggcaagggcaccccCGGCGCCTCGTCATCCcgtgctccccctccccctccatcgcCGGCGCGTTTCCGCCCTGAACGTCGGCgcctgcacatcccggtgcaccaagcGCGGTGGCACTGGGAGTACACGCAGCCCCTCCCCTACCCCGACGTGACGCTGCCGCACCGTTGGCATTTGGATCCAAACCGGATCCCGGGCCGGCGGTTCCGCGGACCCAGCGAGCGCACGACGACGAGGTGCGCCGGCGCCGCGCGCTGCTCACGCCGGAGCAGCGTCGGTTGCCTGAGTACGCCGCCGACTCTCctaactgggaggcttggttcgccCTCGAACACAAGGAGCAACGGCGCTCGGGTGTCGACGCCGtcccgccgccgcccccggaggtagagccggaggacatggaggcggaggcggagtaccaagccgccctcgaggaggccctgcagtacgcgctggaggctagccgcatcgaggaggacgcgcactgggatgggctggagcaagccctTGCCCTGTAGGCGGCGGAGGACTCCGTCCACCCCCGCTCTTCGtgccgccgcctccaccgtcgCCGCCCGTACAGCCCAAGCCGAAGTCGTCGCGTAAGCGctccccgcctccacccacttggccggAGGAAGCCTACTCGTGGACGGACCAGTACCGCGAGTGGGTGAGCGTGCCTCCCGTCCACTTCGCCGCGACACCGGAGGAGGCGGCAGCCCACCTCGAGGATGGAAGCAGCAGGCCGACGGCGAGGAGCAGATGCGCTACGAGGCCATGCTCCAACGCGACGCGGAGGCGCTCCggctcgaggaggaggagcgcgcgcggcTTGCCACAATGCCGCCGCCCCAGCAGACGCCGGAGGAGGCTGCCCTGGCAGCGTACCAGGCGGCGTTCGGGTGGGCTGGCCCTGCTTcggtcttcatcgacctcaccgacgacgacggcgtcgaagcaagggcaagggcaaggccgaCGACGTCTAGGGCAGCGTGCGGGGCGGCAGCAGGCGGGCGCGAACTTTTTTTAATGTTTTATTTAATGTTTATTAGATTTAGGTGGACTTTGGTCGGCGTTTGACCGACCActttatgtttaattatgtttatttatgtttattTCATGCAACTTGTTTTTTTTCACGCCGGCACATTTGGGACGGCCTCCCCGTTGGGCGGTCAAGCCGACCCATTTTAAAATACGGACGCGCACGTCCGCCTGGCCGATCCAAACGGATAAAAAGCGGACAAAGcgtgcgtccgtttgggtcgccccgttggagttgctctaaacggATGGTGCTTTTGtctgctttttgtccgtttgggtcggcccggtgGACATAAACGTTCGGAGCTATGTTTGGGTCGGCGCGAGTGCCCAATGCTGGTCCGACCCATTTTGTTGGCGCGTCAAAAAAAGTTTAAAAACATTTTAAAAATAAACGCATGCATTACATTAATTAACATAAAAACCTAAAAAGTAGACGACATGCGGCGGCGTCTGCGTCGGGGCCGGTGAGGTCGATCAACATCGGCGTAGGGCCAGCCCAGGGGAACGTCGTGTTTCAGAGGGCGGTGATGTCGGGTTGCGCCGCTGCTGCCTGCGCTGCCGGTCCCtgggcctggcgcgcctcctctttgGCCTCGCGCTCGAGCATCTGCAGGCGCTcgccctcccggcgctcctcggccAGCCGAACGCGGCATCAGTGGTCGAGGTAGGCCGCCTCTTGCTTCTCCGTCGACCCAAGCCAGATCGGCGGAGCGCTAACCCACTCGCGCACTACTCCGGTTCAGGAGTAGCGCTCGAGGGAGGCCGGCTCCTCCGGCTCGGCTTTGGGTGGGGACGGCGGGGTCACCGTCGGCACGACGCGGTCGCCCGATGCGAAGAGGGCCATGGCCTCCGCCATGGCAGCCTGGAAAGCCGTCTCATCCGCCTccctccaccgctcctcctcctcgctctcctTAATGGCCGCCTGGTAGGCGGGCTCGGCCTCCTGGTCCTCGTCGCGGACGACGAGCGGGGCGGCGGCAGGCTGCGGTCAACGCCGCGGACGTCgtgtcgcctcgcctcctcgtgctcgaaggcgaaccatcGAGCCTAGTAGGGCTAGTCGACAGTGTAGTGCGGTTcggcgcgctgctccggcgtcagcaACGCCTGCCGTTGCAGCACCTCCTCCGCATGGGCCCTCGCCAttcgcggcgccgccggcactgggatcctccCCGGATCCAAATGCCAGTAATGCGGTAGCGTCGCGTTGGGGTACGGCAGAGGCACGCGGTGCTGCCAGTGCCACTCGGCCTGGTGCACCGGCACATT
It encodes:
- the LOC119301979 gene encoding pentatricopeptide repeat-containing protein At4g20740-like, which translates into the protein MKYRRPLDVPEQMPPRADSLAFLPSTPASSAHAPRDGAAACHRTLRMTSPLSPPGPADSRRRRHTIYHGHRRASPYRPTVHGGLITHLRATSPGPRSPSPAATTAPFHLPDWDPSSPSHSPRSPPTPSHSTSASSRRLSPLARFLLDALRRHQRWGPPVVADLSKLRRVPPTLVAEVLSAHPPPPPPLALPFFHWAGRQKGFRHCFPAFHALASLLSAAGLPAAADQLPDLIRSHGKPVSHPQLTLLVRLHTAARRPLRALYTLRRFRHEFSVQPQVHVCNRVLGALTAAGHVEDALKLFDEMAESGIRPMPVTFAIIVRALGQEGMAERILEMIGRMRDEVCRPDVFVYTALVKTMVRRGHMEACIRVWEEMERDGVEPDTMAYATMVEGLCNAGMVEKAAKLFEGMKKKGLLVGRIVYASLVDGYVAAGRVGDGCRILKEMVDAGYRAELKTYNILIGGLCGIGREDKAHQMFQIVLQEELVPSSETVSQLLVCYADKGEMVNFFGLVDKLVELSLPAIEFLADFLRLFACKGGRELKAVELFKTLRQKGYCSVNIYNILIENLLKIKERKKALLLFEEMKASDDCEPESCTYSLMIPCFVDEGNIEEACSCYNSMMKAEWIPSISAYRSLVKGLCKIGDINAAVSLVSDCLGNVENGPMEFKYTLTVIEACRSKDPEKVMKVVVEMIELGYLIEELIFSAVIYGFCKYATSTGAREVFSVMRDRDIISEANFIVYEDMLNEHLKKVTADLVISGLKFFNLESKLKWRSRID